From Rhodamnia argentea isolate NSW1041297 chromosome 10, ASM2092103v1, whole genome shotgun sequence, a single genomic window includes:
- the LOC115731139 gene encoding probable inactive purple acid phosphatase 16 isoform X2: MAVSPSAARVAVLSFAFLLLNLHPISPATVGSDPDASPVKRLPARPGSPFKIALFADLHFGEDAWTDWGPRQDVNSVCVMSTVLDDEVPDFVVYLGDVITANNIMIANASLYWDQALSPTRSRGIPFASVFGNHDDAAFEWPLEWFSAPGIPPVHCAVANSSFSGDCSFSGTHRLQLMTNEIEQYALSYSSKGPKDLWPSISNYVLQISPMDNPLSPIAYLYFLDSGGGSYSEVLSNAQSEWFKTRSLEINPDSRVPELIFWHIPSKAYKKVAPWSGVPKPCVGSINKETVASQQAETGIMEILEKRPSVKAVFVGHNHGLDWCCPSKNLWLCYARHTGYGGYGDWARGARIIEINQHPFSIKSWIRMENHDVHSEVNLSS, from the exons ATGGCGGTGTCGCCATCAGCGGCTCGCGTCGCGGTCCTGTCCTTCGCGTTTCTGCTCCTGAACCTGCACCCAATATCGCCGGCGACGGTGGGGTCCGATCCCGATGCTTCACCGGTTAAGCGCCTCCCGGCGAGGCCGGGGTCGCCTTTCAAGATCGCTCTGTTCGCCGATTTGCACTTTGGAGAGGACGCGTGGACCGACTGGGGGCCCCGCCAGGACGTGAACTCCGTCTGTGTCATGTCCACCGTGCTCGACGATGAAGTTCCTG ATTTTGTTGTGTATCTTGGAGATGTCATAACGGCGAATAACATTATGATAGCAAATGCAAGCTTGTACTGGGATCAAGCTCTCTCTCCAACAAGATCGAGGGGCATTCCCTTTGCTAGTGTCTTTGGAAACCATGACGATGCAGCATTCGAGTGGCCATTGGAGTGGTTTTCAGCCCCAGGCATTCCTCCGGTTCACTGCGCTGTCgcaaattcatcattttcag GAGATTGCAGCTTCAGTGGAACACATCGTTTGCAGCTCATGACAAATGAGATAGAGCAGTATGCACTGTCCTACTCTAGCAAGGGTCCAAAGGATCTGTGGCCAAGCATATCCAATTACGTTCTTCAGATCTCGCCAATGGATAATCCTCTATCCCCTATAGCGTACCTTTACTTCCTTGATTCTGGCGGTGGATCTTATTCAGAAGTATTATCAAACGCCCAATCCGAATGGTTCAAAACCCGATCTCTAGAGATCAACCCGGATTCAAG GGTACCAGAGTTAATATTTTGGCACATACCTAGTAAAGCTTACAAAAAGGTGGCTCCATGGAGTGGTGTACCTAAGCCTTGTGTGGGCTCAATCAACAAGGAAACAGTTGCTTCTCAACAAGCTGAAACAGGGATCATGGAAATTCTTGAAAAGCGGCCTTCTGTGAAG GCGGTGTTTGTTGGACACAACCATGGATTGGACTGGTGTTGCCCCAGCAAGAATCTGTGGCTATGCTATGCCAGGCATACTGGGTATGGTGGCTATGGCGATTGGGCTAGAGGTGCGAGAATAATTGAGATAAATCAACACCCTTTCTCTATTAAGTCTTGGATAAGGATGGAGAATCACGATGTACACAGTGAAGTTAATTTGAGTTCTTAA
- the LOC115733120 gene encoding glycosyltransferase-like At2g41451, which produces MAGHHSSQSSHQAFASRLLLLLTALPLTLACFAFVLQWRGGLNDPVTRWSTDRLEFPGMDGAGGSNVPSSRASRGDGSDCADVLGRSRTASFPYYRDWKFDLGSDLRPQICITTSTSAGLEQTLPWLFYHKVIGVSTFFLFVEGKAASPEVSKVLESIPGVRVIYRTRELEEQQAKSRIWNETWLASFFFKPCNYELFVKQSLNMEMAIVMARDAGMDWIIHLDTDELIYPAGTREYSLRQLLADVPGNVDMVIFPNYESSVERDDVKEPFSEVSMFKKNYDHLTKDVYFGNYKDATRGNPNYFLTYGNGKAAARIQDHLRPNGAHRWHNYMKTPNEIKLEEAAVLHYTYPKFSDLTSRRDRCGCKPTKEDVKRCFMLEFDRAAFIIASTATEEEMLRWYRERVVWTDRTVNLKLLRRGILTRIYAPMVIVQGLRESGVFSSVIASAQETDKIVSIENRNSSRKLESGEVSSRKIGTNKESRAIPRRVLESTESDIHPSAVPPLSPPGADDSHLLSDALRIQ; this is translated from the exons ATGGCGGGTCACCACTCCTCTCAATCGTCTCACCAGGCCTTCGCCTcgcgcctcctcctcctcctcactgCCCTCCCGTTGACTCTCGCCTGCTTCGCCTTCGTCCTCCAATGGCGCGGCGGCCTCAACGATCCCGTCACCCGCTGGTCCACCGATCGCCTCGAGTTCCCCGGCATGGACGGCGCCGGGGGCTCCAATGTGCCGTCTTCCCGCGCCTCGCGCGGCGATGGCTCCGATTGCGCCGACGTCCTCGGCCGGAGCCGGACGGCGTCGTTCCCGTACTACCGCGATTGGAAGTTCGATCTCGGATCGGATCTGCGGCCTCAG ATATGCATCACGACAAGCACTTCTGCTGGCCTAGAACAGACACTGCCATGGCTATTTTATCATAAGGTTATTGGAGTATcaacctttttccttttcgtggAAGGAAAGGCTGCCTCGCCTGAAGTGTCTAAAGTTTTGGAATCTATTCCA GGGGTCAGGGTCATATACAGGACGAGAGAACTAGAGGAACAGCAAGCAAAAAG CCGTATCTGGAATGAGACTTGGTTGGCAAGCTTCTTCTTCAAGCCATGCAACTATGAGCTTTTTGTGAAGCAATCCCTAAATATGGAAATGGCTATTGTCATGGCAAGG GATGCAGGGATGGATTGGATCATCCATCTGGACACTGACGAGCTCATATATCCAGCTGGAACTCGTGAGTATTCATTGAGACAGCTGCTGGCTGATGTGCCTGGAAATGTTGATATggtcatttttccaaattat GAAAGCAGTGTGGAGAGAGATGATGTTAAAGAGCCCTTTAGTGAG GTGTCAATGTTTAAAAAGAACTATGATCATCTAACAAAAGATGTATACTTTGGCAATTACAAAGATGCAACTCGTGGTAATCCAAATTACTTTCTGACTTATGGAAATGGGAAGGCTGCGGCTCGTATTCAAGATCATCTTCGTCCCAATGGTGCTCACAGATGGCACAactacatgaaaaccccaaa TGAGATTAAATTGGAAGAGGCCGCTGTTCTGCATTACACATATCCAAAGTTTTCGGATTTGACATCAAGACGTGATCGGTGTGGCTGCAAGCCTACAAAGGAGGATGTGAAAAGATGCTTCATGTTGGAGTTTGACCGAGCA GCTTTCATTATTGCATCAACTGCGACAGAGGAGGAAATGCTTCGCTG GTATCGAGAACGAGTTGTATGGACAGACCGAACGGTGAATCTTAAACTCCTTAGGAGAGGCATTTTGACTCGCATTTATGCTCCTATG GTTATCGTGCAAGGATTGAGAGAATCTGGTGTTTTCAGCTCTGTAATAGCATCAGCACAAGAGACGGACAAGATTGTGTCCATTGAGAACAGGAACTCTTCTAGGAAACTTGAATCTGGAGAGGTTTCCTCTAGAAAGATAGGTACCAACAAAGAGTCTCGAGCAATCCCAAGAAGAGTATTGGAAAGTACCGAGAGCGATATTCACCCTTCAGCAGTCCCACCATTATCTCCTCCTGGTGCGGATGACTCTCACTTATTGTCTGATGCATTAAGGATACAGTGA
- the LOC115731139 gene encoding probable inactive purple acid phosphatase 16 isoform X1 — translation MAVSPSAARVAVLSFAFLLLNLHPISPATVGSDPDASPVKRLPARPGSPFKIALFADLHFGEDAWTDWGPRQDVNSVCVMSTVLDDEVPDFVVYLGDVITANNIMIANASLYWDQALSPTRSRGIPFASVFGNHDDAAFEWPLEWFSAPGIPPVHCAVANSSFSGDCSFSGTHRLQLMTNEIEQYALSYSSKGPKDLWPSISNYVLQISPMDNPLSPIAYLYFLDSGGGSYSEVLSNAQSEWFKTRSLEINPDSRVPELIFWHIPSKAYKKVAPWSGVPKPCVGSINKETVASQQAETGIMEILEKRPSVKVIMPRICLSIDTLMIIWQAVFVGHNHGLDWCCPSKNLWLCYARHTGYGGYGDWARGARIIEINQHPFSIKSWIRMENHDVHSEVNLSS, via the exons ATGGCGGTGTCGCCATCAGCGGCTCGCGTCGCGGTCCTGTCCTTCGCGTTTCTGCTCCTGAACCTGCACCCAATATCGCCGGCGACGGTGGGGTCCGATCCCGATGCTTCACCGGTTAAGCGCCTCCCGGCGAGGCCGGGGTCGCCTTTCAAGATCGCTCTGTTCGCCGATTTGCACTTTGGAGAGGACGCGTGGACCGACTGGGGGCCCCGCCAGGACGTGAACTCCGTCTGTGTCATGTCCACCGTGCTCGACGATGAAGTTCCTG ATTTTGTTGTGTATCTTGGAGATGTCATAACGGCGAATAACATTATGATAGCAAATGCAAGCTTGTACTGGGATCAAGCTCTCTCTCCAACAAGATCGAGGGGCATTCCCTTTGCTAGTGTCTTTGGAAACCATGACGATGCAGCATTCGAGTGGCCATTGGAGTGGTTTTCAGCCCCAGGCATTCCTCCGGTTCACTGCGCTGTCgcaaattcatcattttcag GAGATTGCAGCTTCAGTGGAACACATCGTTTGCAGCTCATGACAAATGAGATAGAGCAGTATGCACTGTCCTACTCTAGCAAGGGTCCAAAGGATCTGTGGCCAAGCATATCCAATTACGTTCTTCAGATCTCGCCAATGGATAATCCTCTATCCCCTATAGCGTACCTTTACTTCCTTGATTCTGGCGGTGGATCTTATTCAGAAGTATTATCAAACGCCCAATCCGAATGGTTCAAAACCCGATCTCTAGAGATCAACCCGGATTCAAG GGTACCAGAGTTAATATTTTGGCACATACCTAGTAAAGCTTACAAAAAGGTGGCTCCATGGAGTGGTGTACCTAAGCCTTGTGTGGGCTCAATCAACAAGGAAACAGTTGCTTCTCAACAAGCTGAAACAGGGATCATGGAAATTCTTGAAAAGCGGCCTTCTGTGAAGGTAATAATGCCACGAATCTGTTTATCCATTGATACTTTGATGATCATC TGGCAGGCGGTGTTTGTTGGACACAACCATGGATTGGACTGGTGTTGCCCCAGCAAGAATCTGTGGCTATGCTATGCCAGGCATACTGGGTATGGTGGCTATGGCGATTGGGCTAGAGGTGCGAGAATAATTGAGATAAATCAACACCCTTTCTCTATTAAGTCTTGGATAAGGATGGAGAATCACGATGTACACAGTGAAGTTAATTTGAGTTCTTAA
- the LOC115734106 gene encoding UDP-N-acetylglucosamine--dolichyl-phosphate N-acetylglucosaminephosphotransferase-like translates to MAARKRASVSSDASAKPRPPQNDETLKALPKSTGTAPIDPPIAPPKLGFILKLSALFLVPYLYLIARHFDIDGELKRSILINAGLSLAGFFATVKLIPVASTYVLRRNLFGYDINKKGTPQGTVKVPESLGIVVGIVYLVLAIVFQYFNFTADSNWLVEYNAALASICFMILLGFMDDVLDVPWRVKLILPSFAALPLLMAYAGHTTIIIPKPLIPYVGMEILNLGWIYKLYMGLLAVFCTNSINIHAGLNGLEVGQTVVIAAAILLHNIIQIGASKDPEYMQAHAFSIYLVQPMLATSLALLSYNWYPSSVFVGDTYTYFAGMTMAVVGILGHYSETLLIFFLPQILNFLLSLPQLAGFVKCPRHRLPRFDPQSGLLTGTNDGTLVNFFLRAFGRKTEKSLCILLLLFQAMACCFCFLLRWLLAGWYK, encoded by the exons ATGGCAGCTCGCAAGAGAGCTTCTGTTTCCTCGGACGCTTCCGCAAAGCCCCGTCCTCCTCAAAACGATGAGACCCTCAAGGCCCTGCCCAAATCCACGGGCACCGCACCGATCGATCCCCCAATCGCCCCGCCAAAGCTCGGCTTCATCCTCAAGCTCTCCGCTCTTTTCTTGGTCCCGTACCTCTATCTGATCGCGCGCCACTTCGACATCGATGGAGAGCTCAAGAGGTCGATCCTCATTAACGCCGGCCTCAGCCTCGCGGGGTTCTTCGCCACGGTGAAGTTGATCCCGGTCGCCTCCACATACGTTCTGAGGCGTAACCTGTTCGGATACGACATCAACAAGAAGGGGACTCCTCAGGGGACGGTAAAAGT GCCTGAGTCACTGGGTATTGTTGTTGGGATCGTATACTTGGTCTTGGCAATTGTGTTCCAGTATTTCAATTTTACAGCAGATTCAAAT TGGCTTGTTGAGTATAATGCAGCGTTAGCATCAATTTGCTTCATGATTTTGCTTGGTTTTATGGATGACGTCCTTGATGTTCCCTGGAGAGT GAAGTTAATCCTACCATCATTTGCTGCTCTTCCTTTGCTGATGGCCTATGCTGGGCATACAACTATTATCATACCAAAGCCTCTCATTCCATACGTTGGTATGGAGATATTGAACTTAG GATGGATTTATAAGCTATACATGGGACTTTTGGCGGTGTTCTGCACAAACTCAATCAACATTCATGCTGGCTTAAATGGTCTTGAAGTGGGTCAAACGGTTGTCATTGCAGCTGCG ATTCTGCTGCACAACATTATCCAAATTGGAGCATCAAAAGATCCCGAGTACATGCAGGCtcatgcattttctatttatcttGTTCAACCAATGTTAGCCACGTCCTTGGCTTTGCTTTCATACAATTG GTATCCATCTTCTGTTTTTGTTGGAGATACTTACACTTACTTTGCTGGGATGACAATGGCAGTGGTTGGGATTTTAGGACATTATAG TGAAACACTGCTGATCTTCTTCCTCCCgcaaattttgaactttttacttTCACTACCACag CTAGCCGGATTTGTCAAATGTCCAAGGCATCGTCTACCTAG ATTTGATCCTCAGAGTGGACTACTGACTGGCACCAATGACGGGACACTAGTCAATTTCTTTCTAAGAGCATTCGGCCGGAAAACAGAAAAGTCGCTTtgcatccttcttcttctgttcCAG GCTATGGCatgctgcttctgcttcttgtTGAGGTGGTTGCTTGCTGGATGGTACAAGTAG
- the LOC115731956 gene encoding U4/U6 small nuclear ribonucleoprotein PRP4-like protein has translation MGVEEDLEDLNALAESTDAAVDSQALGSAVDSVTLQPTLPVLPPVIPPPAGPPVALVPTNPPVIRPLAPLPLRPPVFRPPAPKKEEAGSSDSDSDHDDGGRAGNVPGSTAEYEITEESRLVRERHEKAMQDLMMKRRAAALAVPTNDKAVRARLRRLGEPMTLFGEREMERRDRLRMLMAKLDAEGQLEKLMKAHEDEEAAASTAPEDVEEEMLQYPFYTEGSKALLDARIDIAKFSITRAALRLERARRRRDDPDEDVDAEIDWALKKAESLSLHCSEIGDERPLSGCSFSHDGKLLATCSMSGVAKLWDTCRMPQVSKVSTLKGHTERATDVAFSPVQNHIATASADRTAKLWNAEGTVLKTFEGHLDRLGRIAFHPSGKYLGTTSFDKTWRLWDIDTGEELLLQEGHSRSVYGIDFHQDGSLVASCGLDALARVWDLRTGRSILALEGHVKPILGISFSPNGYHLATGGEDNTCRIWDLRKKKSLYTIPAHANLISEVKFEPQEGYFLVTASYDTTAKVWSARDFKPVKTLSVHEAKITSMDITADASHIVTVSHDRTIKLWTSADDMKEQAMDVD, from the exons ATGGGTGTTGAAGAGGATCTCGAAGATTTGAATGCCCTCGCGGAGTCTACTGATGCCGCTGTCGATAGTCAGGCTCTGGGTTCTGCTGTCGATAGTGTTACCCTTCAACCGACCCTACCAGTTCTTCCACCCGTGATCCCGCCTCCCGCCGGGCCTCCGGTTGCTCTTGTTCCTACGAATCCTCCGGTCATTCGACCTCTGGCACCTCTACCCCTCCGCCCTCCTGTTTTCAGGCCTCCTgcacccaaaaaagaagaggccGGAAGTAGTGACTCGGACTCGGACCATGACGATGGGGGGCGTGCGGGCAATGTTCCTGGGTCGACCGCCGAGTATGAGATTACAGAAGAGAGCAGGCTGGTGCGGGAGCGGCATGAAAAGGCAATGCAAGATCTGATGATGAAGCGGCGCGCTGCCGCTCTGGCAGTGCCCACTAATGATAAGGCTGTACGTGCTCGTCTTCGCCGGCTCGGAGAACCTATGACCCTCTTTGGGGAAAGAGAGATGGAAAGACGGGACCGGCTGCGGATGCTTATGGCTAAATTAGATGCTGAAGGGCAGCTCGAGAAGCTCATGAAAGCCCATGAGGATGAGGAGGCCGCTGCTTCCACTGCACCGGAGGATGTCGAGGAAGAGATGCTTCAGTATCCATTCTATACTGAAGGATCTAAAGCTCTTTTGGATGCTAGAATAGATATTGCAAAATTTTCGATCACAAGGGCTGCCCTGCGTCTTGAACGggcaagaaggagaagggaTGACCCTGATGAGGATGTGGATGCAGAGATAGATTGGGCATTGAAAAAGGCCGAGAGCTTGTCCTTGCATTGCAGTGAGATTGGTGACGAACGACCTCTTTCAGGCTGCTCTTTCTCGCATGATGGAAAGCTGCTTGCCACATG TTCCATGAGTGGAGTTGCTAAGTTATGGGACACATGCCGCATGCCTCAAGTAAGTAAAGTGTCTACATTGAAGGGTCACACAGAACGTGCTACTGATGTGGCCTTTTCTCCGGTGCAAAATCATATAGCAACTGCTTCTGCTGACCGGACTGCAAAGTTATGGAATGCTGAAGGAACTGTCTTGAAGACTTTTGAGGGGCATCTGGATCGCCTTGGTCGTATTGCATTTCATCCATCAGGGAAGTACCTGGGTACAACTAGCTTTGACAAGACATGGAGGTTGTGGGATATTGATACTGGTGAGGAACTACTTCTTCAAGAAGGCCATAGTAGAAGTGTTTATGGGATAGACTTCCACCAGGATGGATCTTTAGTGGCATCTTGCGGACTGGATGCTCTTGCACGTGTTTGGGACCTCCGCACCGGTAGAAGCATCCTTGCTTTGGAAGGACATGTTAAGCCA ATTCTGGGAATCAGCTTTTCACCCAATGGATATCATTTAGCAACTGGTGGTGAAGATAATACCTGTCGTATTTGggatttaagaaagaaaaagtcatTGTATACTATTCCTGCTCATGCAAATCTTATATCAGAAGTGAAATTTGAGCCTCAAGAAGGATATTTTCTGGTGACTGCATCATATGATACTACGGCAAAG GTCTGGTCGGCCAGAGACTTTAAGCCGGTGAAAACTTTGTCAGTGCATGAAGCCAAAATAACATCAATGGATATCACTGCGG ATGCAAGTCATATAGTTACGGTGTCGCATGACAGAACAATTAAGCTTTGGACCAGTGCCGACGACATGAAGGAACAGGCCATGGATGTTGACTAA